The sequence CGAAATCTTCTTTCGACAACTTCTCCAGCGCGAGCAGCGACCCGGCCGCCCTCTCTACCATTTCCACCGTGAATGCGTTGCAGCGTTCTTCGCTGAGTACCTCGCGCAGGGCTCTCGGCAGCAACTTGTGCACGGCGACGTAGTTCACGCACCAGATGATGCCGTCGCGGTCGTACTCCTGCAGTCCCTCGGTCGCGAAGTGCAGCGCGACGTAGGGGGAGTAACTCCAGTCAAGCAGGCGTGTGGGCACGCCGTGGTGCTGGGCGACGGAGAGCCAGTTCCATTCCGAGGCTTCGCGCACGGCGTCCTGGCGGGCATACTTTTTGAAGTTGCGCAGGATGTGGAATTCGACCTCACGGATGTTGCCGCCGAGTTTCATCAACCCGGTGCGCAGGTCGGCGGCGGCGTCACCCATACCGCGATAGACGAAATCGGAGCGGAAGCGCCGGATGGCCTGGTTCCAGGTGTTCTCGAAGAGCGCGCGGTTGAGCTCGGTCCAGTCCGTGACGCGTACGTCTTGCACGATGACTCCGATGTACCTCGGCGCGATTGTAGTCGGTTTTCACCACGGAGACACAAAAGGCACGGAGAAAGGGCGTTTTCTATTTCCTCTGTGTCCTCTCGCCTCCGAGGTGAATCAAGAATCCATATGCAGGTTTAGCGCCAGCACCCAGACCGGAGCGGCAGCTACCGGGCTGTTATAGTACGGAGTTTGCCATCGCGCAGGAGAACCCTATGGCCCGCAGATTCGACAAATCGCGCGAACTCCGCCTGCGCGCCGAAGCGGTTATTCCGGGCGGGGTGAACTCACCGGTGCGCGCCTTTCGCGCCGTGGGCGGCGACCCGCCGTTCATCACCCGCGGCGAAGGCGCGCGCATCTGGGATGCCGACGGCAACGAGTACCTTGACTATGTCGGTTCCTGGGGACCGCTGATTCTGGGGCACGCCGCCCCAACGGTGATCGAAGCGGCGATTGACGCGGCGCGCCGCGGCACCAGCTTCGGCGCATCAACCCCATCTGAAATCGATCTCGCCGAGGCCGTGCTCGACGCCTACCCCTCCATGGAGAATGTGCGCTTCGTCAACTCGGGGACGGAAGCGACCATGTCGGCCATCCGCCTGGCGCGCGCCTACACGCAGCGCAAGTACATCGTGAAATTCGAAGGCTGCTATCACGGCCACAGCGACGCGCTGCTGGTGAAGGCCGGCTCGGGCGTGGCGACGCTGGGCATCCCCGGCTCGGCCGGTGTGCCCGAGGAATTTGTGCAGTTCACGCTCGCGCTGCCGTACAACGATCCCAGCGCGGTCGAGGAGGCGTTCAAGAAATACAAGGGTCAGATCGCGTGCGTAATTGTGGAGCCGGTGGTCGGCAACATGGGTTGCGTGCCGCCGCAGAAAGGATACTTGGACGCGCTGCGCTACCTCACCTCGCGCGACAACGCGCTGCTCATCTTCGACGAAGTGATGACCGGCTTCCGCGTGGCCTTCGGCGGCGCGCAGGAACTGTACGGCACGCGTCCCGACCTGACCACGCTGGGCAAGATCATCGGTGGCGGCTTGCCGGTGGGCGCCTACGGCGGGCCCAGCGACATCATGGACATGATTGCGCCGCTCGGGCCGGTGTACCAAGCGGGCACGCTCTCGGGAAATCCTCTCGCCATGGCCGCGGGGCTGGCGACCATCCGCCACCTGCGCGACAACCGCGAAATCTACGGCCGCTTGGAACGCGTGGCGGCCACGCTGGTGGAGATGGTCACGGAAGCGGCACGCGAAGCCGGCGTGCAGGTGACCGCCAACCGCGTCGGATCCATGTTCACCTGGTTTTTTACTCCGGAGACGGTGACGGACTGGCTGGCAGCGGCGACCTGCGACACGCAGAAGTTCGGCCGCTTCCATCACGGTATGCTGAATGCCGGGGTGTACCTGCCGCCCTCGCAGTTTGAGGCGGCCTTCCTGAGCGCGGCCCACACCGACGAAGACATCAGCCAGACCATCGCGGCCGCGCGCGAAGCCTTCAGCGGCGTGTTGGTGTGACTCCAGGCTTCAGGCTCCAGGCTGCAGGCGTATGACGTGGGTGACGTCGTTCCTGAAGCCTGAGGCCTGCAGCCTACTGCAACACCACTACCGCGATATAGAGCGCGATCACCATTACCGTCCAGCCGAAGCCGATGGGGATCAGGAATTCCTCTTCGAATCTGCGATATTTGCCGCTGTCGGAAGCCATGGCCGCCCCTATATGCACCAGATTTCATTGCGGG is a genomic window of Terriglobia bacterium containing:
- the hemL gene encoding glutamate-1-semialdehyde 2,1-aminomutase — protein: MARRFDKSRELRLRAEAVIPGGVNSPVRAFRAVGGDPPFITRGEGARIWDADGNEYLDYVGSWGPLILGHAAPTVIEAAIDAARRGTSFGASTPSEIDLAEAVLDAYPSMENVRFVNSGTEATMSAIRLARAYTQRKYIVKFEGCYHGHSDALLVKAGSGVATLGIPGSAGVPEEFVQFTLALPYNDPSAVEEAFKKYKGQIACVIVEPVVGNMGCVPPQKGYLDALRYLTSRDNALLIFDEVMTGFRVAFGGAQELYGTRPDLTTLGKIIGGGLPVGAYGGPSDIMDMIAPLGPVYQAGTLSGNPLAMAAGLATIRHLRDNREIYGRLERVAATLVEMVTEAAREAGVQVTANRVGSMFTWFFTPETVTDWLAAATCDTQKFGRFHHGMLNAGVYLPPSQFEAAFLSAAHTDEDISQTIAAAREAFSGVLV
- a CDS encoding FRG domain-containing protein, whose amino-acid sequence is MQDVRVTDWTELNRALFENTWNQAIRRFRSDFVYRGMGDAAADLRTGLMKLGGNIREVEFHILRNFKKYARQDAVREASEWNWLSVAQHHGVPTRLLDWSYSPYVALHFATEGLQEYDRDGIIWCVNYVAVHKLLPRALREVLSEERCNAFTVEMVERAAGSLLALEKLSKEDFAVFLEPPSLDERIVNQFSIFAMMSSPLARLDEWLVKEHGDLLRRIIIPAELKWEARDKLDQANITERVLFPGLDGLARWLMRHYTPRI